A single genomic interval of Streptomyces graminofaciens harbors:
- a CDS encoding acyl carrier protein, whose product MTAGNRDVHTWLTERVATYLRRSPEDIDTTVPLADYGLDSLTALAITADIEDEFEVTVDDALTWDHPTVDALGTVLSELVGGQPAAAPASEKQV is encoded by the coding sequence ATGACCGCTGGCAACCGAGACGTGCACACCTGGTTGACGGAGCGCGTGGCGACCTACCTGCGCCGTTCGCCGGAAGACATCGACACGACCGTCCCGCTGGCCGACTACGGCCTGGACTCGCTGACGGCGCTGGCCATCACCGCCGACATCGAGGACGAGTTCGAGGTGACCGTCGACGACGCGCTGACCTGGGACCACCCGACGGTCGACGCGCTGGGCACGGTCCTGTCCGAGCTGGTCGGCGGGCAGCCGGCAGCGGCACCGGCGAGCGAGAAGCAGGTCTGA
- a CDS encoding acyl-CoA dehydrogenase has protein sequence MTDTTGLAPKRADELERLLGSLSDPANPTGATAILAADERAEMLSAGESLLDSYGLNAEFVPPWLGGRLERADHLAEVMRALYRRDPALGLGYGASSLIAGVTLWTAGDEQQTGHAARLLLDGRRIAIAFHELAHGNDMAGTEFTAAAATAEADGLLRLSGRKEVVTNIARADAMVVLARTDPRPGPRSHSLVLVDRANADPARLTDLPRFGTVGMRGVQLGGLRFDELPVPASAVLGPRGSGLETALKALQITRTVLPAMASGILDTGLRISVDHLTRRRLYGGPATALPHVRSVLAGVFADLLRAEALGAVGARALHVVPGSASVYASAVKFEVSRLLLEAMDRLAELLGAHFYLREGPTALFQKLLRDLAPVGFGHIARAACQMSLLPQLPLLARRTWARPGTEAPDDLFALAEPLPPLRYDRLALHAAGRDPVMGSLHALADAPWAPEHDDLRAMLRGDHAELAELAAVCGQLSPVELGVDARPEHYDLVTRYVRVLSRTACAQVWRHARPESFLADPAWLRAALCRSAPGPHRPGPLPAQVEDTLFAELLDRRDTGRSFGLTGRPLAV, from the coding sequence ATGACCGACACGACCGGCCTCGCACCCAAGCGCGCCGACGAACTGGAGCGCTTGCTCGGCAGCCTCTCCGATCCGGCCAATCCCACCGGTGCGACCGCGATCCTCGCCGCCGACGAGCGTGCGGAGATGCTCTCCGCCGGAGAGTCACTGCTGGACTCCTACGGGCTGAACGCCGAGTTCGTACCCCCCTGGCTGGGCGGCCGGCTGGAGCGGGCCGACCACCTCGCCGAGGTCATGCGTGCGCTCTACCGACGCGACCCCGCGCTCGGTCTCGGCTACGGGGCCAGCTCTCTCATCGCCGGAGTCACCCTGTGGACCGCGGGCGACGAACAGCAGACCGGGCATGCCGCCCGGCTGCTCCTGGACGGCCGGCGTATCGCCATCGCCTTCCACGAACTGGCCCACGGCAACGACATGGCGGGCACGGAATTCACCGCCGCCGCCGCGACTGCCGAGGCCGACGGCCTGCTGCGGCTGAGCGGCCGCAAGGAGGTCGTCACCAACATCGCGCGCGCCGACGCCATGGTGGTCCTCGCGCGTACCGATCCCCGGCCCGGTCCGCGCAGCCACTCCCTGGTCCTCGTCGACCGCGCGAATGCCGACCCCGCGCGCCTGACCGATCTACCGCGCTTCGGTACCGTCGGGATGCGGGGAGTCCAGCTCGGCGGCCTGCGCTTCGACGAACTGCCCGTGCCCGCCTCCGCGGTCCTCGGCCCGCGGGGCTCCGGCCTGGAGACCGCGCTGAAGGCGCTCCAGATCACCCGCACGGTCCTGCCCGCGATGGCCAGCGGCATCCTCGACACCGGACTGCGCATCAGTGTGGACCACCTGACACGGCGTCGGCTCTATGGCGGCCCGGCCACCGCCCTCCCGCACGTCCGTTCGGTGCTGGCCGGTGTCTTCGCCGACCTGCTGCGTGCCGAGGCGCTCGGCGCGGTCGGCGCCCGTGCGCTGCACGTGGTGCCCGGCTCGGCGAGCGTGTACGCCTCCGCGGTCAAGTTCGAGGTGTCCCGGCTGCTGCTGGAGGCCATGGACCGGCTCGCGGAACTCCTCGGCGCCCACTTCTATCTGCGCGAGGGCCCGACCGCGCTGTTCCAGAAGCTGCTGCGCGACCTCGCTCCCGTCGGCTTCGGGCACATCGCGCGGGCCGCCTGTCAGATGAGCCTGCTGCCCCAGCTGCCCCTGCTGGCCCGCCGCACCTGGGCCCGCCCCGGCACCGAGGCGCCGGACGACCTGTTCGCGCTCGCCGAGCCGCTGCCGCCCCTGCGGTACGACCGGCTGGCCCTGCACGCCGCGGGCCGCGACCCGGTCATGGGCTCCCTCCACGCCCTGGCCGACGCGCCCTGGGCACCCGAGCACGACGACCTACGCGCGATGCTCCGGGGCGACCACGCCGAACTGGCGGAACTGGCTGCCGTGTGCGGACAGTTGTCGCCGGTGGAACTCGGTGTCGACGCCCGCCCCGAGCACTACGACCTGGTCACCCGGTATGTGCGCGTCCTGTCCCGCACCGCCTGCGCGCAGGTGTGGCGGCACGCCAGGCCGGAGAGCTTCCTGGCCGACCCCGCCTGGCTGCGCGCGGCCCTGTGCCGCTCGGCGCCGGGCCCGCACCGGCCGGGCCCACTGCCCGCCCAGGTCGAGGACACGCTCTTCGCCGAACTCCTGGACCGCCGGGACACCGGTCGCTCCTTCGGCCTGACCGGGAGACCGCTCGCCGTGTGA
- a CDS encoding acyl-CoA dehydrogenase, whose translation MTTTADLETLLAAHESDAFSPDALAGLDTLEEFPGSAVRLLDDAGMPAHYVLSPDGDFSETVQLLRTVARRDLTVAIAHGKTFLGTAPVWVAGTPEQAARLAERVRGGEAVCWGLTERDHGADLLASEFAAVAETDARVDADADADAVGGGWRLTGEKWLINNATRSTLACVLARTDPAGGGRGFSLFLVDKRRLPEGAWRNLPKVRTHGIRGADISGFALDGAPVPADALVGEEGDGIPVVLKALQLTRVACTALSLGAADHALRLARDFATGRELYGRRLADVPHVRRILGRAAAAALTAEAVSALSARSVHTLPGELSTISALTKAYVPTLTQETLGSLGELLGVRGFLTSPPGGGFAKLERDHRICAIFDGSTVVNRAALLNQMPRLARQLSRDRADTEGLRAAADLTAPLPPFDRDRLTLLSVTGCSAVQTLPDTAARMEEEGPSEAGPLMARILAELALLERDSADFVPMTGGLPSTAFGLAERYERAYAAAACLLLWLENPPLRTGRLGTDGLWLRACLTSLTSLLGEDDSDVFGALADVVLDTPAREFTLWGGAV comes from the coding sequence ATGACCACCACGGCCGACCTGGAGACCCTGCTCGCCGCCCACGAGAGCGACGCCTTCTCGCCCGACGCGCTCGCCGGGCTCGACACCCTGGAGGAGTTCCCCGGCAGCGCTGTCCGCCTCCTCGACGACGCGGGGATGCCCGCCCACTACGTCCTGTCCCCTGACGGCGACTTCAGCGAGACGGTACAGCTGCTGCGCACGGTCGCCCGCCGTGATCTGACCGTGGCCATCGCGCACGGCAAGACGTTCCTGGGGACCGCCCCGGTATGGGTGGCCGGCACCCCGGAGCAGGCCGCCCGGCTCGCCGAGCGCGTACGCGGCGGCGAGGCCGTCTGCTGGGGGCTGACCGAGCGTGACCATGGCGCAGACCTGCTCGCGAGCGAGTTCGCCGCGGTGGCCGAGACGGACGCGCGTGTGGACGCAGACGCAGACGCGGACGCGGTGGGTGGCGGCTGGCGGCTCACCGGCGAGAAGTGGCTCATCAACAACGCCACCCGCTCCACCCTCGCCTGCGTCCTGGCCCGCACCGACCCGGCGGGCGGCGGACGCGGCTTCAGCCTCTTCCTCGTGGACAAGCGCCGGCTGCCCGAGGGCGCCTGGCGGAACCTGCCGAAGGTCCGTACGCACGGCATCCGCGGCGCCGACATCAGCGGCTTCGCCCTCGACGGGGCCCCAGTGCCCGCCGACGCCCTCGTCGGCGAGGAGGGCGACGGGATCCCGGTGGTCCTCAAGGCGCTCCAGCTCACCCGCGTCGCGTGCACGGCGCTCTCCCTCGGCGCCGCCGACCACGCCCTGCGGCTGGCCCGGGACTTCGCCACCGGACGCGAACTGTACGGCCGCCGTCTCGCCGACGTCCCGCACGTACGCCGCATCCTCGGCCGGGCGGCCGCCGCCGCGCTGACCGCCGAGGCGGTGAGTGCGCTCTCCGCCCGCTCGGTGCACACCCTGCCCGGGGAACTGAGCACGATATCGGCGCTCACCAAGGCGTACGTCCCGACACTGACCCAGGAGACGCTCGGCTCGCTCGGCGAACTGCTGGGCGTACGCGGTTTTCTCACCTCGCCGCCCGGCGGCGGTTTCGCCAAGCTGGAACGCGACCACCGCATCTGCGCGATCTTCGACGGCAGCACGGTCGTCAACCGCGCGGCACTCCTCAACCAGATGCCGCGCCTGGCACGCCAGTTGAGCCGCGACCGGGCCGACACCGAAGGCCTGCGGGCCGCCGCCGACCTCACCGCGCCCCTGCCCCCGTTCGACCGCGACCGGCTGACGCTGCTGTCCGTCACGGGATGCAGCGCCGTACAGACGCTGCCGGACACGGCGGCACGCATGGAGGAGGAAGGGCCATCGGAGGCGGGCCCGCTCATGGCCCGGATACTCGCCGAACTCGCCCTGCTGGAGCGGGATTCGGCGGACTTCGTGCCGATGACGGGCGGACTGCCCAGCACGGCCTTCGGCCTTGCCGAGCGCTACGAGCGCGCCTACGCCGCTGCCGCCTGCCTGTTGCTGTGGCTGGAGAACCCGCCGCTGCGCACGGGACGGCTCGGCACCGACGGTCTGTGGCTGCGGGCCTGCCTGACCTCCCTGACCTCCCTGCTCGGCGAGGACGACAGTGACGTGTTCGGCGCGCTGGCCGACGTCGTACTCGACACGCCCGCACGGGAGTTCACCCTGTGGGGAGGTGCCGTATGA
- a CDS encoding fatty acyl-AMP ligase: MPELLTTLREQAARNPQQPAVTFVSEFSEISCTVRSRAELDQHSRRIASWLQERFSPGERVLLLYSPGIEFTTAFSACVYAGVIAVPAPLPGRYRHERRRLAAIARDAGVNVVLTQQSDLPDVAKWVAEEGIVGVVCHTTDAGDGDPDAWTAPEVSPDTLALLQYTSGSTGDPKGVMVTHGNLVANVERMVDAFGNDSGTTYGGWIPLYHDMGLIGLMLPGLLSGNGYVQMDPMSFLRRPYHWLRMLDACDVGFTAAPDFGYELCVRRVTDEQLATLDLSRVKAADGSEPVRADVVTAFTERFAAAGLRPDALIPVYGLAEATLMASATTGRAPLRTTVDASALENRVLRPAEGTEPSRVLVGCGAPTGSDVLIVDPDTGEAQPDGRIGEIWLSGPCVTAGYWENERATDATFRAHTDDGRGPFLRTGDLGGLLDGDVYITGRCKDVLILHGRNLHPADIEYELRCQHEELGGMHGAVFMVGDDDGPDTAPAIVAVHEIRAHWGAERLSEIAVDMKQTVAREFGVPVAAVALVRPGGVRRTTSGKVQRSAMRALYLAGELDTLHLGEDQLLTAALAEHRRVTAR, from the coding sequence GTGCCAGAATTACTCACGACGCTGAGGGAACAGGCAGCGCGTAATCCGCAGCAGCCTGCTGTGACCTTCGTTTCCGAATTCAGTGAGATCAGCTGCACGGTGCGCAGTCGTGCGGAACTCGATCAGCATTCACGGCGTATCGCATCCTGGCTCCAGGAGAGATTCTCCCCAGGAGAGCGGGTGCTTCTCCTCTATTCTCCGGGGATCGAATTCACGACCGCCTTCTCCGCCTGCGTCTACGCCGGCGTCATCGCCGTGCCCGCCCCGCTGCCGGGCCGCTACCGGCACGAGCGCCGCAGACTCGCCGCCATCGCCCGCGACGCGGGGGTGAATGTCGTCCTGACCCAGCAGAGCGATCTGCCGGACGTGGCGAAGTGGGTCGCCGAGGAGGGCATCGTCGGGGTGGTCTGCCACACGACCGACGCCGGTGACGGAGACCCGGACGCCTGGACCGCTCCCGAGGTGTCGCCCGACACCCTGGCACTGCTCCAGTACACCTCGGGATCGACCGGCGACCCCAAGGGCGTCATGGTCACCCACGGCAATCTGGTCGCCAACGTCGAGCGGATGGTGGACGCGTTCGGGAACGACAGCGGCACGACGTACGGCGGCTGGATCCCCCTATACCACGACATGGGGCTGATCGGCCTGATGCTGCCCGGCCTCCTGTCCGGCAACGGGTACGTCCAGATGGACCCCATGTCCTTCCTGCGCCGCCCGTACCACTGGCTGCGGATGCTGGACGCCTGTGACGTCGGATTCACCGCCGCGCCCGACTTCGGCTACGAACTGTGTGTCCGGCGGGTCACCGACGAACAGCTCGCCACCCTCGACCTGTCCCGGGTCAAGGCCGCCGACGGCTCGGAACCGGTCCGCGCCGACGTGGTCACCGCCTTCACCGAGAGGTTCGCCGCCGCGGGACTGCGGCCCGACGCGCTCATACCCGTGTACGGCCTGGCCGAGGCGACTCTGATGGCCTCGGCCACCACCGGGCGGGCACCCCTGCGTACCACCGTCGACGCCTCGGCGCTGGAGAACCGTGTGCTGCGGCCGGCCGAGGGCACGGAACCGTCCCGTGTGCTCGTCGGATGCGGGGCGCCGACCGGGTCCGACGTGCTGATCGTCGACCCCGACACCGGGGAGGCCCAGCCCGACGGCCGCATCGGCGAGATCTGGCTCAGCGGCCCGTGCGTCACCGCGGGCTACTGGGAGAACGAGCGGGCCACCGACGCCACGTTCCGGGCACACACCGACGACGGACGCGGGCCGTTCCTGCGCACGGGTGACCTCGGCGGTCTGCTCGACGGTGACGTCTACATCACGGGCCGGTGCAAGGACGTCCTCATCCTGCACGGGCGCAATCTGCACCCTGCGGACATCGAGTACGAACTGCGTTGCCAGCACGAAGAGTTGGGGGGCATGCACGGGGCCGTCTTCATGGTCGGGGACGACGACGGGCCGGACACCGCTCCTGCGATCGTCGCCGTCCACGAGATCCGCGCGCACTGGGGTGCCGAGCGGCTGAGCGAGATCGCCGTCGACATGAAGCAGACCGTGGCCCGGGAGTTCGGCGTCCCCGTCGCGGCGGTCGCCCTGGTGCGGCCCGGCGGCGTCCGGCGGACCACGAGCGGCAAGGTGCAGCGCTCGGCGATGCGCGCCCTCTACCTCGCCGGAGAACTGGACACCCTCCACCTCGGCGAGGACCAGCTGCTCACCGCGGCCCTGGCCGAACACCGGCGGGTGACCGCGCGATGA
- a CDS encoding ABC transporter ATP-binding protein, with protein MHTPATSTIVIDGLHKKYRANHALRGVDLEVKAGEVMGLLGPNGAGKTTLVKILTTLLRPDSGHAFVNGWNVAEEPEQVRSSIGMAGQYSTVDGILTGFENLYLIAKLRGVGRRTARRVAADLLDRFRLTTVAGRPAGAYSGGMRRRLDLAAALVGSPPLIVLDEPTTGLDPESRLDTWDAVGELVAGGTTILLTTQYLEEADRLADRITVIDRGQVVAEGTSDELKAAAGDRLVLCVAEDHQLDAAARAAARATGAPVTVDRRARRVEVAAADGRAALSRALTELADEDVEVLEIGLSRRTLDDVFLGLTGRARREATR; from the coding sequence GTGCATACGCCAGCCACGTCGACCATCGTCATCGACGGTCTCCACAAGAAATATCGGGCAAACCATGCGTTACGAGGTGTCGACCTGGAGGTAAAAGCAGGCGAGGTCATGGGCCTGCTGGGGCCGAACGGCGCCGGTAAAACCACTCTGGTGAAGATTCTGACGACGCTCCTCAGGCCCGACTCCGGACACGCCTTCGTGAATGGCTGGAATGTGGCGGAAGAACCGGAGCAGGTACGCTCCAGCATCGGAATGGCGGGCCAGTACTCGACGGTCGACGGGATTTTGACCGGATTCGAGAATCTGTACCTCATCGCGAAACTGCGCGGTGTGGGCCGCCGTACGGCCCGCCGTGTCGCCGCCGATCTGCTGGATCGGTTCCGGCTCACCACCGTGGCGGGGCGCCCGGCCGGCGCCTACTCCGGCGGTATGCGCCGACGGCTGGACCTGGCCGCCGCCCTCGTCGGCTCCCCGCCCCTGATAGTCCTGGACGAGCCGACCACCGGACTCGATCCCGAGAGCAGGCTCGACACCTGGGACGCGGTCGGTGAGCTGGTCGCCGGTGGTACGACGATCCTGCTGACGACCCAGTACCTGGAGGAGGCGGACCGTCTCGCCGACCGGATCACCGTGATCGACCGGGGCCAGGTGGTGGCGGAGGGCACCAGCGACGAACTGAAGGCAGCCGCCGGAGACCGGCTCGTCCTGTGTGTCGCCGAGGACCACCAGCTCGACGCGGCGGCACGCGCCGCCGCACGGGCCACCGGCGCGCCTGTGACGGTGGACCGCCGCGCCCGGCGGGTGGAGGTGGCCGCCGCCGACGGCCGGGCCGCTCTGAGCCGTGCCCTCACCGAGCTGGCGGACGAGGATGTCGAGGTACTGGAGATCGGGCTCAGCCGCCGCACCCTCGACGACGTGTTCCTCGGCCTGACCGGCCGCGCCCGCCGGGAGGCGACGCGATGA
- a CDS encoding ABC transporter permease, protein MTAPTDVKRTGAPYGALATGLPSPVVPTRARRDPVLRVITESTDLALRNLLHLRRTPGVLVSCLVEPVVYALLIGYIFGNSLGGTTYRSYMFAGLIAQTVAFTTTFTTVGLSRDLDQGMVDRFRTLPISRVALLLGRTTSDLTTCVASLAVTTTCGLLMGWRIHTGPVEVAAGILLVLLFSFAMSWIGVFVALISPNSQVAGSLGVIWLFPATFISSGFVSGATLPGPLSTVAAWNPITSLANALRGLFGNPPPPGFAAQHAWPTHHPELYTVGCSVLLIAVFTSLSTWRYRTRTSR, encoded by the coding sequence ATGACCGCGCCCACCGACGTCAAGCGGACCGGCGCCCCGTACGGCGCACTCGCCACCGGCCTCCCCTCGCCCGTGGTCCCGACCCGCGCCCGCCGCGATCCGGTGCTCCGTGTCATCACGGAAAGCACGGACCTCGCCCTGCGCAACCTGCTGCACCTGCGGCGCACTCCGGGAGTGCTCGTCTCGTGCCTGGTCGAGCCGGTCGTGTACGCCCTGCTCATCGGGTACATCTTCGGCAACAGCCTGGGCGGCACAACCTACCGCTCGTACATGTTCGCCGGGCTGATCGCCCAGACCGTGGCCTTCACCACCACCTTCACCACGGTCGGGCTCTCCAGGGACCTGGACCAGGGCATGGTCGACCGCTTCCGTACGCTGCCGATCTCCCGGGTGGCCCTGCTGCTGGGCCGGACGACCTCCGACCTCACGACCTGCGTGGCCAGCCTCGCCGTCACCACCACATGCGGTCTGCTGATGGGCTGGCGCATACACACCGGCCCCGTCGAAGTGGCCGCCGGCATCCTGCTGGTGCTGCTGTTCTCCTTCGCGATGTCGTGGATCGGCGTCTTCGTCGCCCTCATCTCGCCGAACTCCCAGGTGGCCGGGAGCCTCGGGGTGATCTGGCTGTTCCCGGCGACGTTCATCTCCTCCGGGTTCGTCTCCGGCGCGACCCTCCCCGGCCCGCTGTCCACCGTGGCTGCCTGGAACCCCATCACCTCGCTCGCGAACGCCCTGCGCGGGCTCTTCGGCAACCCGCCCCCGCCGGGCTTCGCCGCACAGCACGCCTGGCCCACCCATCACCCGGAGCTGTACACCGTGGGCTGCTCGGTGCTGCTCATCGCCGTCTTCACCTCCCTCTCGACATGGCGTTACCGCACCCGCACGAGCCGCTGA
- a CDS encoding LLM class F420-dependent oxidoreductase, whose amino-acid sequence MTVPTLRLGLNLGYWVGGNDASNISLASLAEELGYSSVWVSEAYGSDAVTVLSWIAARTSRIDVGSAVLQIPARSPAMTAMTAATLDTLSGGRFRLGLGVSGPQVSEGWHGVGFGSPLGRTREYVDLVRRALRREPLEYEGRHFTLPLPDGPGKALTLTIRPPRERIPVYLAALGPKNLELAGEIADGWLPVFFSPAHAVKQLEPLRAGLTTSGRTLDGFDIAPCVPLVTGADWQACARRVRGYAALYLGGMGGREDNHYTQLAERMGFGPQARTVQDRFLAGDYPGAMAAVPLEFLDATSLLGPRERIAERMTAFAEAGATTLNLMPVGPGLPGPDRAAAALRVAAEAAELAGVLASGPTPPNPRPQGAHDA is encoded by the coding sequence ATGACCGTTCCCACCCTGCGTCTCGGCCTCAACCTCGGCTACTGGGTCGGAGGCAATGACGCGTCCAACATCTCGCTCGCCTCCCTGGCCGAGGAGCTCGGCTACTCGTCGGTGTGGGTCTCGGAGGCCTACGGATCCGACGCCGTCACCGTGCTGTCCTGGATCGCCGCCCGCACCTCCCGCATCGACGTCGGCAGTGCGGTCCTGCAGATCCCGGCCCGCTCGCCCGCGATGACGGCGATGACCGCCGCCACCCTCGACACCCTGTCCGGCGGACGGTTCAGGCTCGGCCTCGGCGTGTCCGGTCCCCAGGTCTCGGAGGGCTGGCACGGCGTCGGATTCGGTTCGCCGCTGGGCCGTACCCGCGAATACGTCGACCTGGTGCGCCGCGCCCTGCGCCGGGAACCGCTGGAGTACGAGGGCAGGCACTTCACGCTTCCGCTGCCGGACGGCCCCGGCAAGGCGCTCACCCTGACCATCCGTCCGCCGCGCGAGCGGATCCCGGTCTACCTCGCCGCCCTCGGCCCGAAGAACCTGGAACTGGCCGGGGAGATCGCCGACGGCTGGCTCCCGGTGTTCTTCTCCCCCGCCCACGCCGTCAAGCAGCTCGAACCCCTCCGGGCCGGCCTCACCACGTCCGGGCGCACCCTCGACGGGTTCGACATCGCCCCCTGCGTACCCCTGGTGACCGGCGCCGACTGGCAGGCCTGTGCCCGGCGGGTACGGGGGTACGCCGCGCTGTACCTCGGTGGCATGGGCGGCCGGGAGGACAACCACTACACCCAGCTGGCCGAGCGCATGGGCTTCGGCCCTCAGGCCCGTACCGTCCAGGACAGGTTCCTGGCCGGTGACTACCCGGGCGCCATGGCCGCCGTACCGCTCGAATTCCTCGACGCCACCTCGCTGCTCGGGCCGCGGGAGCGGATCGCCGAGCGGATGACGGCGTTCGCCGAGGCCGGCGCCACCACGCTCAACCTCATGCCGGTCGGCCCCGGGCTGCCCGGCCCGGACCGCGCCGCCGCCGCGCTGCGCGTGGCCGCGGAGGCCGCGGAACTCGCGGGCGTGCTCGCCTCCGGTCCCACCCCGCCAAACCCCCGACCCCAAGGCGCACACGACGCGTAA
- a CDS encoding thioesterase II family protein, with product MTTPDTTKLICLPYAGAGASFYRPWTALAGDALEIVALQLPGRERLIDEEPYHDVHTATDGLLAQLRERLGDGDDHRVVLFGHSLGAVLAYELAHRLVAEDDIELVHLFVSGSPEPSLGRERHATGLSDEDFLARVGEFAGYHHPALDDPEMRAMILPTLRADVEMHEAYTPSTDLPLQAPLTVIRGEDDDLVDYEDAAAWSKAAGEDFEHVEVPGGHMYLADSAPSLVRLIVSTVL from the coding sequence ATGACCACCCCTGACACGACCAAGCTGATCTGCCTCCCCTACGCCGGAGCGGGCGCCTCGTTCTACCGCCCCTGGACGGCCCTCGCCGGGGACGCGCTGGAGATCGTGGCTCTGCAACTGCCCGGCCGGGAAAGGCTGATCGACGAGGAGCCCTACCATGACGTGCACACGGCCACGGACGGACTCCTGGCCCAGCTGCGGGAACGGCTCGGCGACGGCGACGACCACCGAGTCGTCCTGTTCGGGCACAGCCTCGGCGCCGTGCTCGCCTACGAACTCGCCCACCGGCTGGTCGCCGAAGACGACATCGAGCTCGTCCACCTGTTCGTCAGCGGATCCCCGGAACCCTCCCTCGGACGCGAACGGCACGCCACCGGCCTCTCCGACGAGGACTTCCTCGCTCGCGTCGGCGAGTTCGCGGGCTATCACCATCCCGCGCTCGACGACCCGGAGATGCGCGCCATGATCCTGCCCACCCTGCGCGCGGACGTCGAGATGCACGAGGCCTACACGCCCAGCACCGACCTGCCGCTTCAGGCGCCGCTCACCGTCATCCGGGGCGAGGACGACGACCTGGTCGACTACGAAGACGCCGCGGCCTGGAGCAAGGCGGCCGGGGAGGACTTCGAGCATGTCGAGGTCCCCGGCGGCCACATGTACCTGGCCGACTCCGCCCCCTCGCTGGTCCGCCTGATCGTCTCGACGGTGCTGTAG
- a CDS encoding SDR family oxidoreductase has translation MRLHGKSVLVTGAARGLGRAAAVACAAEGADLTLLDICADLPGVPYPLGTPGQLEHTAALCREAGAAVLTAETDIRDLFAVREAVTRAEDRFGRIDVVVNSAGVAAPSGKPVHEIDEDEWSLMIDVDLSGAWRVMREVGKAMSARRAGSIVNVASTAGLVGYRHFAGYVAAKHAVVGLTKAAALDYAPTKVRVNAVCPGSVRDDVRAEGRMLAEIARALDVPVHEHEKTFVEAQPMNALIEPEDVAAAVVFLASDESRQITGSVLTVDGGFSIR, from the coding sequence ATGCGTTTGCACGGCAAGTCGGTCCTCGTCACCGGCGCCGCCCGCGGGCTCGGCCGGGCCGCCGCGGTCGCCTGCGCGGCCGAGGGCGCCGACCTCACGCTGCTGGACATCTGCGCCGACCTGCCCGGGGTGCCCTATCCGCTGGGCACCCCGGGCCAGTTGGAACACACCGCCGCACTGTGCCGGGAGGCGGGCGCCGCCGTCCTCACCGCCGAGACCGACATCCGCGACCTGTTCGCCGTACGGGAAGCGGTGACCCGGGCCGAGGACCGGTTCGGCCGGATCGACGTGGTCGTCAACAGCGCGGGCGTCGCCGCGCCCTCCGGCAAACCGGTGCACGAGATCGACGAGGACGAGTGGTCCCTGATGATCGACGTGGACCTCTCCGGGGCCTGGCGGGTGATGCGCGAGGTCGGCAAGGCGATGAGCGCCCGGCGCGCCGGCAGCATCGTCAACGTCGCCTCCACCGCCGGACTCGTCGGCTACCGGCACTTCGCCGGCTACGTCGCCGCCAAGCACGCCGTGGTCGGCCTCACCAAGGCCGCCGCGCTCGACTACGCGCCGACGAAGGTACGCGTGAACGCGGTCTGCCCCGGCTCGGTGCGCGACGACGTCCGGGCCGAGGGCCGGATGCTCGCCGAGATCGCCAGGGCACTGGACGTACCGGTGCACGAACACGAGAAGACCTTCGTCGAGGCCCAGCCCATGAACGCCCTGATCGAACCCGAGGACGTCGCCGCCGCGGTCGTCTTCCTGGCCTCCGACGAGTCCCGGCAGATCACCGGGTCGGTCCTGACCGTGGACGGCGGGTTCAGCATCCGCTGA